From Lysobacter silvisoli, the proteins below share one genomic window:
- a CDS encoding DUF3955 domain-containing protein has translation MSKPPIYPQLSVSLLFLGSACFIAYGLIGSHLDADGTLREPFALLPIGWALIAAGALIALIGFARTRLRVRSRRRS, from the coding sequence GTGTCCAAGCCCCCAATCTACCCGCAACTTTCGGTCAGTCTGCTGTTCCTGGGCAGCGCCTGCTTCATCGCCTATGGCCTGATCGGCTCGCACCTGGACGCCGACGGCACGCTGCGCGAGCCTTTCGCCTTGCTGCCGATCGGCTGGGCCCTGATCGCGGCCGGTGCGCTGATCGCGCTGATCGGCTTCGCCCGCACGCGCCTGCGCGTGCGGTCGCGGCGTCGGTCTTGA
- the bchE gene encoding magnesium-protoporphyrin IX monomethyl ester anaerobic oxidative cyclase: MSNPSLRILLLNPPHTAIGSRVPREQLPPLGLLSIGGPLLDAGFAVELLDAEFGPLSVDEVVRRVLAQAPDVLMLGHSGSTSAHPTVAEICARLKRARPALTIVYGGVFPTYHWRDVLLREPAIDVIVRGEGERTALRLMQALARGENLAGVPGLAYRRDGTAVETGQAEMILDLDEYRVGWELIDHDRYSYWGGMKAVVVQFSRGCPYLCSYCGQRGFWSRWRHRDPVKFARELARLHREHGVRLINFADELPTGSRKAWQAFLEALIAENVDLTLVGSTRAGDIVRDADILHLYKRAGVIRFLLGIESYSEATLQKIRKGASVSEDREAIRLLRAHGIISMATYVVGFDEESDRDYWHSLRHLLRYDPDQIQLLYVTPHRWTPYYDSVADRPVIQTDARKWDYKHQVLATSRLRPWRVLLWVKAIEAIVQLRPRALYRSLLHPDREVLKGMRWYVRMGRRVWLREVLEFCFRGGRTRQGPTVAEFWGESLAQEEYALAKPARRGIAIRTLQAGG; this comes from the coding sequence ATGTCGAATCCTTCCTTACGCATCCTGCTGCTGAACCCGCCGCACACCGCCATCGGCAGCCGCGTGCCGCGCGAACAGCTGCCGCCGCTGGGCCTGCTCAGCATCGGCGGGCCGCTGCTGGACGCCGGTTTCGCGGTGGAATTGCTGGACGCCGAATTCGGCCCGCTGTCCGTCGACGAGGTCGTGCGCCGGGTGCTGGCGCAGGCGCCGGACGTGCTGATGCTGGGCCATTCCGGCTCCACCTCCGCGCACCCGACCGTGGCCGAGATCTGCGCCCGGCTCAAGCGCGCGCGGCCGGCGCTGACCATCGTCTACGGCGGCGTGTTCCCGACCTATCACTGGCGCGACGTGCTGCTGCGCGAGCCGGCCATCGACGTGATCGTGCGTGGCGAAGGCGAACGCACCGCGCTGCGGCTGATGCAGGCACTGGCGCGCGGCGAGAACCTGGCCGGCGTGCCGGGGCTGGCCTACCGCCGCGACGGCACCGCGGTCGAAACCGGCCAGGCCGAGATGATCCTGGACCTGGACGAGTACCGGGTGGGCTGGGAGCTCATCGACCACGACCGCTATTCCTATTGGGGCGGCATGAAGGCGGTGGTGGTGCAGTTCTCGCGCGGCTGCCCCTACCTGTGCAGCTACTGCGGCCAGCGCGGCTTCTGGTCGCGCTGGCGCCACCGCGATCCGGTCAAGTTCGCGCGCGAACTGGCGCGCCTGCATCGCGAGCATGGCGTGCGCCTGATCAACTTCGCCGACGAGTTGCCCACCGGTTCGCGCAAGGCCTGGCAGGCCTTTCTGGAAGCGCTGATCGCCGAGAACGTGGACCTGACCCTGGTCGGCTCCACCCGTGCCGGCGACATCGTGCGCGACGCCGACATCCTGCACCTGTACAAGCGCGCGGGCGTGATCCGCTTCCTGCTCGGCATCGAGAGCTATTCCGAGGCCACGCTGCAGAAGATCCGCAAGGGCGCCAGCGTCAGCGAGGACCGCGAGGCGATCCGCCTGCTGCGCGCGCACGGCATCATTTCCATGGCCACCTACGTGGTCGGCTTCGACGAGGAAAGCGACCGCGATTACTGGCATTCGCTGCGCCACCTGCTGCGCTACGACCCGGACCAGATCCAGCTGCTCTACGTGACTCCGCACCGTTGGACGCCCTACTACGACAGCGTCGCCGACCGCCCGGTGATCCAGACCGACGCGCGCAAGTGGGACTACAAGCACCAGGTGCTGGCCACCAGCCGGCTGCGGCCGTGGCGGGTGCTGCTGTGGGTGAAGGCGATCGAGGCGATCGTGCAGCTGCGCCCGCGCGCGCTGTACCGCAGCCTGCTGCACCCGGACCGCGAGGTGCTCAAGGGCATGCGCTGGTACGTGCGCATGGGCCGGCGGGTATGGCTGCGCGAAGTGCTGGAGTTCTGCTTCCGCGGCGGCCGTACCCGGCAGGGGCCGACCGTGGCCGAGTTCTGGGGCGAGTCGCTGGCGCAGGAGGAGTACGCGCTGGCCAAGCCGGCGCGGCGGGGGATTGCGATTCGGACGTTGCAGGCAGGCGGTTGA
- a CDS encoding S9 family peptidase — MKTPLRPRCVSLALIATLLFAPGAAALAAAPAKSATAESGYRLPPPALQALVDAPRPPALMLSPHRDLAALVRTPALPGIDVVAQPELKLAGLRINPRSYSQSRFSFGTDLWLLDVASGKEMRVQGLPQPLALASLEWSPDQSRIAFNHVDAKTGANELWLVDVGTRSARRLIEQPLNTVVGNGYDWMPDGLHLLVRLRPEDQGAAPVSDGIPTGPATQQTQGGGTVRQIRTFQDMLKNENDARVFAHYLTAQPALVDLRGQVAKLGLPDLYTALSPSPDGKLLLAQRVERPFSYLVPYVYFPRRIEVLAADGKLVHEVAKLPLVDGLPTGNDAVPTGVRYIGWRADAPATLVWAEAQDGGDPAKQVAIRDAVLMQAAPFDKPPVTLAQLGMRVSDLQWGRGDLALISESWWKTRQTKRWRVAPDDVGRAPQLVFEGSYEDRYADPGDPVTEPDASGNQRLRMDGDSVFLIGAGASPEGDRPFLDKLNLADGSKTRLFHSQAPYYEAPRALLDEGGTRLLTTRESPTEPSNYYLRDLGKADAAPTALTRFPHPTPQLKDVKKEQIRYKRADGVELTGTLYLPPKYEPKRDGPLPLLMWAYPQEFKSASAASQVTDSPYRFNAISYWGPQAFLAMGYAVLDDPSMPIVGEGDKEPNDTYLQQLTASAQAAVDEVVRRGVADRERIAIGGHSYGAFMTANLLAHTRLFKAGIARSGAYNRTLTPFGFQAEERNYWQAQSTYETMSPFNFADKIKDPILLIHGEQDNNSGTFPIQSERMYAAIKGLGGNARLVMLPNESHGYRARESILHMLAESNDWLETYVKGAKPAEGKGKAGKAKAAK, encoded by the coding sequence ATGAAGACGCCCTTACGGCCTCGCTGTGTTTCCCTGGCACTGATCGCCACCTTGCTGTTCGCGCCCGGTGCCGCCGCCCTTGCGGCCGCGCCGGCCAAATCCGCCACCGCCGAGAGCGGTTACCGACTGCCGCCACCGGCCCTGCAGGCCCTGGTCGACGCGCCGCGGCCGCCGGCGCTGATGCTCAGCCCGCATCGCGACCTGGCCGCGCTGGTGCGCACGCCGGCCCTGCCGGGCATCGACGTGGTCGCCCAGCCCGAGCTCAAGCTGGCCGGGCTGCGCATCAACCCGCGCAGCTATTCGCAAAGCCGGTTCAGCTTCGGCACCGACTTGTGGCTGCTGGACGTGGCCAGCGGCAAGGAAATGCGCGTGCAGGGCCTGCCGCAGCCGCTGGCCTTGGCCAGTCTGGAGTGGTCGCCGGACCAGAGCCGGATCGCGTTCAACCATGTCGACGCCAAGACCGGCGCCAACGAACTGTGGCTGGTGGACGTGGGCACGCGCAGCGCGCGCCGCCTGATCGAGCAACCGCTCAACACCGTGGTCGGCAACGGCTACGATTGGATGCCCGACGGCCTGCACCTGCTGGTGCGTTTGCGCCCCGAAGACCAGGGCGCGGCGCCGGTGTCCGACGGCATTCCCACGGGTCCCGCCACCCAGCAGACCCAGGGCGGCGGCACGGTGCGCCAGATCCGCACCTTCCAGGACATGCTCAAGAATGAGAACGATGCGCGCGTGTTCGCGCATTACCTGACGGCACAACCGGCATTGGTGGACCTGCGCGGCCAGGTCGCCAAGCTCGGCCTGCCCGACCTGTACACCGCGCTCTCGCCGTCGCCCGACGGCAAGCTGCTGCTGGCCCAGCGCGTGGAACGGCCGTTCTCCTACCTGGTGCCCTACGTGTACTTCCCGCGCCGCATCGAGGTGCTGGCCGCCGACGGCAAGCTGGTGCACGAAGTGGCCAAGCTGCCGCTGGTCGACGGCCTGCCCACCGGCAACGACGCCGTGCCCACCGGCGTGCGCTACATCGGCTGGCGCGCCGACGCGCCGGCCACCCTGGTCTGGGCCGAAGCCCAGGACGGCGGCGACCCGGCCAAGCAGGTCGCCATCCGCGACGCGGTGCTGATGCAGGCCGCGCCCTTCGACAAGCCGCCGGTCACCCTGGCCCAGCTGGGCATGCGCGTGTCCGACCTGCAGTGGGGCCGCGGCGATCTGGCCCTGATCAGCGAGTCGTGGTGGAAGACGCGCCAGACCAAGCGCTGGCGCGTGGCGCCCGACGACGTCGGCCGCGCGCCGCAGCTGGTGTTCGAAGGCTCCTACGAGGACCGTTACGCCGATCCCGGCGACCCGGTGACCGAGCCCGACGCCTCGGGCAATCAGCGTCTGCGGATGGATGGCGACAGCGTGTTCCTCATCGGTGCCGGCGCCTCGCCCGAGGGCGACCGTCCGTTCCTGGACAAGCTCAACCTGGCCGACGGCAGCAAGACCCGCTTGTTCCATTCGCAAGCGCCGTACTACGAAGCGCCGCGCGCGCTGCTGGACGAGGGCGGCACGCGCCTGCTCACCACGCGCGAATCGCCGACCGAGCCCAGCAACTACTACCTGCGCGACCTGGGCAAGGCCGACGCCGCACCGACCGCGCTGACCCGCTTTCCGCACCCCACGCCGCAGCTCAAGGACGTGAAGAAGGAGCAGATCCGCTACAAGCGCGCCGACGGCGTCGAGCTCACCGGCACCCTGTACCTGCCGCCGAAGTACGAGCCCAAGCGCGACGGCCCGCTGCCGCTGCTGATGTGGGCCTACCCGCAGGAGTTCAAATCCGCCAGCGCGGCCAGCCAGGTCACCGACTCGCCCTACCGCTTCAACGCGATCAGCTACTGGGGCCCGCAGGCCTTCCTCGCTATGGGCTACGCGGTGCTGGACGATCCTTCGATGCCGATCGTGGGCGAGGGCGACAAGGAGCCCAACGACACCTACCTGCAGCAGCTCACCGCCAGCGCCCAGGCGGCGGTGGACGAGGTGGTGCGCCGCGGCGTGGCCGACCGCGAACGCATCGCCATCGGCGGCCATTCCTACGGCGCGTTCATGACCGCCAACCTGCTGGCGCACACGCGCTTGTTCAAGGCCGGCATCGCCCGCAGCGGCGCCTACAACCGCACCCTGACGCCGTTCGGTTTCCAGGCCGAGGAGCGCAACTACTGGCAGGCGCAGAGCACCTATGAAACCATGTCGCCGTTCAACTTCGCCGACAAGATCAAGGATCCGATCCTGCTGATCCACGGCGAGCAGGACAACAACTCCGGCACCTTCCCGATCCAGAGCGAACGCATGTACGCCGCGATCAAGGGCCTGGGCGGCAACGCGCGCCTGGTGATGCTGCCCAACGAATCGCACGGCTACCGCGCGCGCGAATCGATCCTGCACATGCTGGCCGAGTCCAACGATTGGCTGGAGACCTACGTCAAGGGCGCCAAGCCGGCCGAAGGCAAGGGCAAGGCGGGGAAGGCCAAGGCGGCGAAGTAA
- the ahcY gene encoding adenosylhomocysteinase: MNAVAKTFSTDGDYKVADISLADWGRKEIDIAEHEMPGLMSIRKKYAAAQSLKGVRVTGSLHMTIQTAVLIETLRDLGADVRWASCNIFSTQDHAAAAIAASGTPVFAWKGESLEEYWDCTLAALTFPGNGTDKHLGPELVVDDGGDVTLLIHKGYELEKGDTWVNTPSGNHEEQVIKNLLKRVHAERPGFWHAVVRDWKGVSEETTTGVHRLYQLAEAGKLLVPAINVNDSVTKSKFDNLYGCRESLADGLKRAMDVMLAGKVAVVCGYGDVGKGSAHSLRAYGARVVVTEIDPINALQAAMEGFEVNTVESTLGRGDIYVTTTGNKDVLTLEHMSKMKDQAIVCNIGHFDNEIQVDALNASGAKRLNIKPQVDKYTFAGGNSIFLLAEGRLVNLGCATGHPSFVMSNSFSNQTLAQIDLWANKDSYEPKVYILPKKLDEEVARLHLEKIGVKLTTLTADQAQYLGVSVDGPYKPDHYRY; this comes from the coding sequence ATGAACGCTGTAGCCAAGACCTTCTCCACCGACGGCGACTACAAGGTTGCCGACATCTCGCTGGCCGACTGGGGCCGCAAGGAAATCGACATCGCCGAGCACGAGATGCCGGGCCTGATGTCGATCCGCAAGAAGTACGCCGCCGCGCAGTCGCTCAAGGGCGTGCGCGTGACCGGCTCGCTGCACATGACCATCCAGACCGCGGTGCTGATCGAGACCCTGCGCGACCTGGGCGCCGACGTGCGCTGGGCCTCGTGCAACATCTTCTCGACCCAGGACCACGCCGCCGCGGCCATCGCCGCCAGCGGCACCCCGGTGTTCGCCTGGAAGGGCGAGAGCCTGGAAGAGTACTGGGACTGCACCCTGGCCGCGCTGACCTTCCCGGGCAACGGCACCGACAAGCACCTCGGCCCGGAGCTGGTGGTCGACGACGGCGGCGACGTGACCCTGCTGATCCACAAGGGCTATGAGCTCGAGAAGGGCGACACCTGGGTCAACACTCCCTCGGGCAACCACGAGGAGCAGGTGATCAAGAACCTGCTCAAGCGCGTCCACGCCGAGCGTCCGGGCTTCTGGCACGCCGTCGTGCGCGATTGGAAGGGCGTCTCGGAAGAGACCACCACCGGCGTGCACCGTCTGTACCAGCTGGCCGAAGCCGGCAAGCTGCTGGTGCCGGCCATCAACGTCAACGACTCGGTCACCAAGAGCAAGTTCGACAACCTGTACGGCTGCCGCGAGTCGCTGGCCGACGGCCTCAAGCGCGCGATGGACGTGATGCTGGCCGGCAAGGTGGCCGTGGTCTGCGGTTACGGCGACGTCGGCAAGGGCTCGGCCCACTCGCTGCGCGCTTACGGCGCCCGCGTGGTGGTCACCGAGATCGACCCGATCAATGCGCTGCAGGCGGCGATGGAAGGCTTCGAGGTCAACACCGTCGAAAGCACCCTGGGCCGCGGCGACATCTACGTCACCACCACCGGCAACAAGGACGTGCTCACGCTGGAGCACATGTCGAAGATGAAGGACCAGGCCATCGTCTGCAACATCGGCCACTTCGACAACGAAATCCAGGTCGACGCGCTGAACGCTTCGGGCGCCAAGCGCCTGAACATCAAGCCGCAGGTGGACAAATACACCTTCGCCGGCGGCAACTCGATCTTCCTGCTGGCCGAAGGCCGCCTGGTCAACCTGGGCTGCGCCACCGGACACCCGAGCTTCGTGATGTCCAACTCGTTCTCGAACCAGACCCTGGCGCAGATCGACCTGTGGGCGAACAAGGACAGCTACGAGCCCAAGGTCTACATCCTGCCGAAGAAGCTGGACGAGGAAGTCGCGCGCCTGCACCTGGAAAAGATCGGCGTGAAGCTGACCACCCTGACCGCCGACCAGGCCCAGTACCTGGGCGTGTCGGTGGACGGTCCGTACAAGCCGGATCACTACCGCTACTGA
- a CDS encoding GNAT family N-acetyltransferase codes for MSEQVLDNPIWESLISRHRALALGAGTVARYPAQVAPFLGLPEHGLDADAALAELVPAGDTALVLGRAPAVGEGWELRHLADLAQMICRAPVEEPDEAGAADIVELGDAHRADVLELTALVYPHYFRPRTMELGRYYGLYQDGRLAAMAGERMGMDAYTELSAICTHPDFLGRGHARRLVAFLANDNHARGRVPFLHVSHENPRAVELYLRNGFELRRDIPFWSLRRAAAAG; via the coding sequence ATGAGCGAACAGGTGCTGGACAACCCGATCTGGGAATCCTTGATCAGCCGGCACCGCGCCTTGGCGCTGGGCGCGGGCACGGTCGCGCGCTATCCGGCGCAGGTGGCACCGTTCCTGGGCCTGCCCGAACACGGCCTGGACGCGGATGCGGCGCTGGCCGAACTGGTGCCCGCCGGCGACACCGCCCTGGTGCTGGGACGCGCGCCGGCCGTGGGCGAGGGCTGGGAGCTGCGCCATCTGGCCGACCTGGCGCAGATGATCTGCCGCGCGCCCGTCGAGGAACCGGACGAGGCGGGCGCAGCCGACATCGTCGAACTCGGCGACGCACACCGCGCCGATGTGCTCGAACTCACCGCCCTGGTTTATCCGCACTACTTCCGCCCGCGCACGATGGAACTGGGCCGCTATTACGGCCTCTACCAGGACGGCCGCCTGGCGGCGATGGCCGGCGAGCGCATGGGCATGGACGCCTACACCGAACTCAGCGCGATCTGCACGCACCCGGATTTCCTCGGCCGCGGCCACGCGCGCCGGCTGGTGGCGTTCCTGGCCAACGATAACCATGCCCGCGGCCGCGTCCCGTTCCTGCACGTGAGCCACGAGAACCCGCGCGCGGTAGAGCTGTACCTGCGCAACGGCTTCGAACTGCGGCGCGATATTCCGTTCTGGTCGCTACGGCGCGCAGCAGCGGCCGGCTGA
- the metF gene encoding methylenetetrahydrofolate reductase [NAD(P)H], which yields MSPISFEFYPPKTDEQRAQLDKTAAKLKARKPSYVSCTFGAGGSTLSYTPDTVRHLRAEHGFDAAPHLSCVGGTRDEIRQLLAQYRELGCRRLVTLRGDLPSGMARAGDLRYANELVEFIRAETGDHFHIEVAAYPEMHPQARDAHADLENFKRKVRAGADGAITQYFYNADAYFRFVDDVRAAGLDIPIVPGIMPIANFSQLRRFSELCGAEIPRWIEQRMMAYGDDVDSLREFGADVVAQLCRRLVEGGAPGLHFYTLNLSKPTLSVLSRLA from the coding sequence ATGTCGCCGATCAGCTTCGAGTTCTACCCGCCCAAGACCGACGAGCAGCGCGCGCAGCTGGACAAGACCGCGGCCAAGCTCAAGGCGCGCAAGCCCAGCTATGTGTCCTGCACCTTCGGCGCCGGCGGTTCGACCCTGAGCTACACGCCCGACACCGTGCGCCACCTGCGCGCCGAGCACGGCTTCGACGCTGCGCCGCACCTTTCCTGCGTGGGCGGCACCCGCGACGAGATCCGCCAGCTGCTCGCGCAGTACCGCGAACTCGGCTGCCGCCGCCTGGTCACCCTGCGCGGCGACCTGCCCTCGGGCATGGCCCGCGCCGGCGACCTGCGCTACGCCAACGAGCTGGTCGAGTTCATCCGCGCCGAAACCGGCGACCACTTCCATATCGAAGTGGCGGCCTACCCGGAGATGCACCCGCAGGCGCGCGACGCCCACGCCGACCTGGAGAACTTCAAGCGCAAGGTCCGCGCCGGCGCCGACGGCGCGATCACCCAGTACTTCTACAACGCCGACGCCTACTTCCGCTTCGTCGACGACGTGCGCGCGGCCGGCCTCGACATTCCGATCGTGCCTGGCATCATGCCGATCGCCAACTTCAGCCAGCTGCGCCGTTTCTCCGAGCTGTGCGGCGCCGAGATTCCGCGCTGGATCGAGCAGCGCATGATGGCCTACGGCGACGACGTGGACAGCCTGCGCGAGTTCGGCGCCGACGTGGTCGCGCAGCTGTGCCGGCGCCTGGTCGAAGGCGGCGCGCCGGGCCTGCACTTCTACACCCTGAATCTGTCCAAGCCGACGCTGTCGGTGCTCTCGCGCCTGGCTTGA
- a CDS encoding branched-chain amino acid transaminase codes for MQYPEWIWHNGAIKRWAEATTHVMSHALHYGSSVFEGIRSYDTPQGPAIFRLTEHNRRLFASAKIYDMPMPYTLDQVNQACRDVLKANGYTTDYLRPVAYRGLGGFGLSADTPTDMAVATWKMGQYLGASVLEQGIDACVSSWQRFAPNTIPAGAKAGGNYLSGQLVAREARRLGFGEGIALASTGLLSEGAGENLFLVFDGALHTTPVSAALLNGITRNTIITLARDNGIEVIERDLPREYLYLCDELFMCGTAAELTPIRSVDGRQVGAGKPGPVTQRLQELFFGLFNGKTADKYGWLERVE; via the coding sequence ATGCAATACCCCGAATGGATCTGGCACAACGGCGCGATCAAGCGCTGGGCCGAAGCCACCACCCACGTCATGTCGCACGCCCTGCATTACGGCTCGTCGGTGTTCGAGGGCATCCGCAGCTACGACACCCCGCAGGGCCCGGCGATCTTCCGCCTGACCGAACACAACCGCCGTCTGTTCGCCTCGGCCAAGATCTACGACATGCCGATGCCGTACACGCTGGACCAGGTCAACCAGGCCTGCCGCGATGTGCTCAAGGCCAACGGCTACACCACCGACTACCTGCGCCCGGTCGCCTACCGCGGCCTCGGCGGTTTCGGCCTGTCGGCCGACACGCCCACCGACATGGCGGTGGCCACATGGAAAATGGGCCAGTACCTGGGCGCCAGCGTGCTGGAACAGGGCATCGACGCCTGCGTGTCGAGCTGGCAGCGCTTCGCACCCAACACCATTCCGGCCGGCGCCAAGGCCGGCGGCAATTATTTGTCCGGCCAGCTGGTCGCGCGCGAGGCACGCCGCCTGGGCTTCGGCGAAGGCATCGCCCTGGCCTCCACCGGCCTGCTGTCGGAAGGCGCGGGCGAGAACCTGTTCCTGGTCTTCGACGGCGCCCTGCACACCACGCCGGTCAGCGCCGCGCTGCTCAACGGCATCACCCGCAACACCATCATCACCCTGGCCCGCGACAACGGCATCGAAGTGATCGAACGCGACCTGCCGCGCGAGTACCTGTACCTGTGCGACGAACTGTTCATGTGCGGCACCGCCGCCGAACTGACCCCGATCCGCTCGGTCGACGGCCGCCAGGTCGGCGCCGGCAAGCCCGGCCCGGTCACGCAGCGCCTGCAGGAGCTGTTCTTCGGCTTGTTCAACGGCAAGACCGCCGATAAGTACGGCTGGCTGGAGCGGGTGGAGTAA
- a CDS encoding sensor histidine kinase, whose protein sequence is MASATASRHRTTVDRVTAGGDAQAPARRRKRVRYRRRLRSRIILAFVLLGFGLTALFAFATNWTRTRVENQIVEDVMNRNIDEYARQYYAKPGSKPEFGVQQMLGRVVKNDRFEDLRQEQPDWYELSDGIHSIQGKNADGSPFSYKLGVRKTPTEWFFLAYDMTQATRGEAQFNRAIYASVAVFTLLSLLVGWWAASRVMSPVSELARRLRLSGRSSQPEALATHFPDDEVGELAKALDDYSERLTEVVQRDREFNADVSHELRTPLAVIKGAVELLLTRSDLDEKTRTRLARIQRAEQQCTDLISALLLLSRNERGHGATDIARLSEQLLDAHRAQLAGKPLELRVEGERGLVVDAPEAAVAVALGNLIGNAVKYTTQGEVVVRLHPDSVEVIDSGPGLSAEDAAKLFERGYRGTHAGHSQGGGIGLSIVRRLCELYGWDVRVKPGEERGVVATLTFARVQVTGI, encoded by the coding sequence ATGGCATCGGCTACCGCATCGCGGCACCGGACAACGGTTGATCGCGTGACCGCAGGGGGAGACGCGCAGGCGCCCGCACGGCGCCGCAAGCGGGTGCGCTACCGGCGGCGCTTGCGCAGCCGCATCATCTTGGCGTTCGTGCTGCTGGGCTTCGGCCTGACGGCGCTGTTCGCGTTCGCGACCAACTGGACCCGCACCCGCGTGGAGAACCAGATCGTCGAAGACGTGATGAACCGCAACATCGACGAGTACGCGCGCCAGTACTACGCCAAGCCCGGCAGCAAACCCGAATTCGGCGTGCAGCAGATGCTGGGCCGGGTGGTGAAGAACGACCGCTTCGAGGACCTGCGCCAGGAGCAGCCGGACTGGTACGAGTTGTCCGACGGCATCCACAGCATCCAGGGCAAGAACGCCGACGGCAGCCCGTTCTCGTACAAGCTGGGGGTGCGCAAGACGCCGACGGAATGGTTCTTCCTGGCCTACGACATGACCCAGGCCACGCGCGGCGAGGCCCAGTTCAACCGCGCCATCTACGCTTCGGTGGCGGTGTTCACCCTGCTGTCGCTGTTGGTGGGCTGGTGGGCGGCCTCGCGCGTGATGAGTCCGGTGTCGGAGCTGGCGCGGCGTTTGCGCCTGTCCGGCCGTAGCTCGCAGCCCGAGGCCCTGGCCACGCATTTCCCCGACGACGAAGTGGGCGAGCTGGCCAAGGCGCTGGACGACTACTCCGAACGCCTGACCGAAGTGGTGCAGCGCGACCGCGAGTTCAACGCCGACGTCAGCCACGAGCTGCGCACGCCGCTGGCGGTGATCAAGGGCGCGGTGGAGCTGCTGCTCACGCGCTCGGACCTGGACGAGAAGACCCGCACCCGCCTGGCCCGCATCCAGCGCGCCGAGCAGCAGTGCACCGATCTGATCAGCGCGCTGCTGTTGCTCTCGCGCAACGAGCGCGGTCACGGCGCCACCGATATCGCGCGTTTGTCCGAGCAGTTGCTGGACGCGCACCGCGCGCAGCTGGCGGGTAAGCCGCTGGAGCTGCGCGTGGAAGGCGAACGCGGGTTGGTGGTGGACGCGCCGGAGGCCGCGGTGGCGGTGGCGCTGGGCAACCTGATCGGCAACGCAGTCAAGTACACCACCCAGGGCGAGGTGGTGGTGCGGTTGCATCCGGATTCGGTCGAGGTCATCGACTCCGGCCCGGGCTTGAGCGCGGAGGATGCGGCCAAGCTGTTCGAACGCGGATACCGCGGCACGCATGCGGGCCATTCGCAGGGCGGCGGCATCGGTCTGTCGATCGTGCGCCGGCTGTGCGAATTGTACGGTTGGGACGTGCGGGTGAAGCCGGGCGAGGAACGCGGTGTGGTGGCGACGCTGACGTTCGCGCGGGTGCAGGTGACCGGGATCTGA
- a CDS encoding response regulator transcription factor, which yields MRILVIEDNQDIAANLGDFLEDRGHTVDFAADGITGLHLAVVHDFDAIVLDLNLPGLDGLEVCRKLRNEARKQTPVLMLTARDSLDNKLAGFDSGADDYLIKPFALQEVEVRLNALSRRGRGVQTRVLTAADLEYNLDTLEVRRQGKLLQLNPTALKILQALMEASPAVVTRQELETRVWGEELPDSDSLRVHIHGLRAVVDKPFDTPLIQTRHGIGYRIAAPDNG from the coding sequence ATGCGCATCCTCGTAATCGAAGACAACCAAGACATCGCCGCCAACCTCGGCGACTTTCTCGAAGACCGCGGCCACACCGTGGACTTCGCCGCCGACGGCATCACCGGATTGCACCTGGCGGTGGTGCACGACTTCGACGCGATCGTGCTCGATCTGAACCTGCCCGGGCTGGACGGCCTGGAGGTCTGCCGCAAGCTGCGCAACGAGGCGCGCAAGCAGACCCCGGTGCTGATGCTCACCGCGCGCGACAGCCTGGACAACAAGCTGGCCGGCTTCGACTCCGGCGCCGACGACTACCTGATCAAGCCCTTCGCGCTGCAGGAAGTGGAAGTGCGCCTGAACGCGCTGTCGCGCCGCGGCCGCGGCGTGCAGACCCGCGTGCTCACCGCCGCCGATCTGGAATACAACCTCGACACCCTGGAAGTGCGCCGTCAGGGCAAGCTGCTGCAGCTCAACCCGACCGCGCTGAAGATCCTGCAGGCGCTGATGGAAGCCTCGCCGGCGGTGGTGACCCGGCAGGAGCTGGAAACCCGGGTCTGGGGCGAGGAACTGCCCGACTCCGACAGCCTGCGCGTGCACATCCACGGCCTGCGCGCGGTGGTCGACAAGCCCTTCGACACGCCGCTGATCCAGACCCGCCATGGCATCGGCTACCGCATCGCGGCACCGGACAACGGTTGA